The genomic stretch gcatttttaagaAGGCCCTAAAcagctctatgaaaatattacatttagaaACAAGAAACTATACttagcagaaattcacttacgGTCGTTTCTGGAACCAATAAATATAAGTTACGGTAAATGGACAAACTACTCATTCCCATTAAATCTGTAGGTGCAAAACAGCGTAGGGCTTACTAAAAAAAGAACGCTTATTCATTATTGTACTTTGACAATGTGACCTCAaacagatttattttatttaacatcgtgtacagtatatacagtacattaagTGGGAAAGAACTGATAGCCTTTCCTGCTCATTAGAGAATGTTTTTACATTACACTACAACCCTTGTGATTAAAGTGATGTAATgctcacaaaaaaatcacataaataccctttatttttttccttttgcaaATAATTTAAAGCAGTTGCTAGATtgagtctgtttttgttttgtttttgacctaACTGCATACAAGGCATCCACTGTACAAACCTCACCTGAGTCATAATTTCACCGTGCTATAAAATTCAGTCAAATGTCAAAGAAATTAAAATCAGAATTTTAAATTTCAGATTGATTTCCTTGATCTTTAAACctaatgtttatttgtttccacTACACAActaaaaaacagttaaaaaatatattaatgccACATTTCGGCAAAAAGCTTAAGCTTTAtcaggcataaaaaaaaaagagtctagTTAATATTCCTTTTCGAGAGCACCGTGCGATAGAGAGAAGTGCCTTTAGCCTGGTAGAAGGTGAGGATCATTTTGCTCTTGGTGACTTCTGCATGCACAAAACCTCCCAGAGTCGAAGCTTGTCCAGTGAAGAACTTCACAGAACCTTTGGGTACTTTGTTCCAGTGTCGGACATCTGGATCCAGGAAGTTTCCAGCGCCGCTAACTACGTAGCCCACTCCTGACTCCTCGATGTACTGCAAGGTAGGAAATTGACTTTAAGAATTATCGGGTAGATTTAAAGCAACACGGTCGTCGTACCTGCAGATTGTGGTCATGGCCACAGAAGTAGGCGGTGGCGTTGTGTTTAAGAAGGAGGGGGCGAACCCTCTGCTGGAGACACTCAGTGGGCCCGTGTTCGGACACCGACCACACAGGGTAGTGACCGGCCACCAGGAGGAAGTCGGCTTTAGACCGAGCCAGCCTCTCCTGCAGCCACGTCACCTGACGGTTGGCGTCCACCGCACGGACGGGGCCTCTGGGCTTCTCATCCGCAAAGTCGAGAGAGTTCCCGCATAGCATCACCGTGTCCAGCATAATGATGGTCAGCAGTTTGTCCGTGTTGGGGATGCGGAAGTCCAGTTCATAGTAGTAGGAAGGAAAATTCCTAAAAGGCACAACTACTCATAAAAGTGACCCTGGCAAAGCAAACAGACTAAAGCATCAAAGTGAATGGAGAACTGTGGAAATAATTAAGGACCAAACTGATgttaaattatgaaaaatagtATGAGATCATGTATTGTCCATGTACAATTACAAGTTcatataattttacatttgCTTTCAGTATTACAGTACTAGAACATCAGTAATATTCATAATACAGATCAAAAACATTCTTTCCTTGACGAGCacgtataaaataatatataataaacataaaaaaacattaaaaaaacattttaaaaaacataataaagcatccattagaccaggggtgggcaaactttttgactcgcgggccgcattgatataacaaaatttatgttgttggggggggggcagactatatattttacacgtaacagtccacctggtattattgtatctgtaaaattgtcatgcaatctgctattattatttattattttatatttaaatattttaaaaataataaaatattataataattaaaataaaattaaaataataattattatattattattatgtaaaatatgcaaatataacaatattattatatataatccatataataattagcattaatataataaataatcataatagctataataataatataataattattattttaatttgtattattattatgtgcttgtgtctcttttttcaggagcactttgtaaacaacagaccatgtcaaacaacgaaattgatacaaccatcaaaaggttggctcaggccatgatgccaggttgtatgttgagtttaaattaaatactttggaaagattgggcgggccgtattcaaacacttggtgggccggatgtggcccccgggccgtagtttgcccacccctgcattagacccTGCAATTTCAGCCAATTTTCAATATGCATTTTATGTTTGATACAAAACAGTAGCGGCATCCCAGTTGCCAAATAATGATCaggatttattattttataatgaatCCCGCAATTGGAATTGGtgtgtatttttggaaaacatcTCAAGTGGGATCTCCTCGTCtagttggaagccatcaggaccagttatatttttttcctcatcagacAATAACATTTTCCTCCATCTTACAGCGGCCAGTTTTGTGCTctcatgcaaattccaaacaatTTAGTGGCGCTGAAGGACGGATTTATAAAAGCCATTTTTAAATGCCAAGTGATGTTTATTGGACCGCACTCAGTaacaccagtaacaaccttcatttgagCCGAGGACCATTCCGTGTCTTGACGGACGCCCGATTAGATAAGATAATTTTTTTGGCTCTACCGTTTGACTTTTTCgatccataaccctcaggatgtTTTTAATAAGAAATGACTTCTGTGGAGGGTCTTACTGCATCAAACCTGATTAGTAATGGCATGCTGGGagaggtaattttttttttgcctttgccatcacaTACttcaatttcttatttttgcattttgaagctctgcttAAGACCCAACTGTGCaaacttttgatcaggagtgcatATTGCCTCTGCTTTTAAtacaaatttttgaaaaaaaatgtaattatctcATCAcagactacagtaaacctcggatatatcggattcaattgttcccactggttttgtccgatataagcgaaatccgttatatgcgtataccggaaaatgtccgttttacgcatatatcggatttatatccggtatatgcgtaaatcggattttatccgttataaaaaggcacttccttgactatgtttccaatgtacctggacgcgcaggcaacgctgcaaacgctgcaaatgacgtcgtatagcggcctgtcacgattcggcgaatcggagcgccacgatgcggccatccgatatatgcgagggaaatttaatggaaatacattggaacgggactggagattttgtccgaaataggttccgttataaaaaatccgatatatgcaatgaatttttattggaaatgcattacagaaaaatcggttcttttttatctgtccgttgtgagcgaatttccgatatatccgagtccgatatatccgaggtttactgtacttctgaTAGCAATGAGGTCCTAAGAACCAAGAGGAACCCTCCATGGAAGAAGCGATTGACTAACTCCATCATCAACATGGACGTATGCATTTCAATGTCAGGAATCTGACattaccccccccaaaaatgcaatattgcaacttttctcgcaaatttacaacattattctcgtaatctcagatttttttttcaatatggcAGTAATACTGTACTCCGTCGTATTGCTTAATGCAGTGATTGCAGATGattcaggtgtgccgtgaggaattatccaatatcataaaaaaatttttttaacatgaataaTTTTcagcaaatatgatgtcattgttgagtgtctgtggtgtaaagactggcagagcgaTGTAATATTTGTCCGCATGGCAACACGTAGCAGATTTCCTggttcctccaatagacttagtgatgcacgggaagtggttagtggtgtgccacaacatttttttcaatttttccccccaaaaaaataatttaacttgTTAAGAATGTCTGAAATAAACCATACTATAACATATGaagaaaattagttttttataACAGTAggttttataaatatttacaaaaatatatacaaaatcgGGTGGCACGGAGATGGAGtggtcagcgcgca from Doryrhamphus excisus isolate RoL2022-K1 chromosome 1, RoL_Dexc_1.0, whole genome shotgun sequence encodes the following:
- the acp5a gene encoding tartrate-resistant acid phosphatase type 5a — encoded protein: MKMALIGVAILFAAIPVSYCYPYVFQDLDGGRTNRTSIKFLALGDWGGVPYPPYMTAVQKSTAREMSKIAEQMGTDFVLALGDNFYFKGVDSVDSPRFKDTFEAVYTGKPLNVPWFVLAGNHDHAGNVKAQIEYSKKSARWNFPSYYYELDFRIPNTDKLLTIIMLDTVMLCGNSLDFADEKPRGPVRAVDANRQVTWLQERLARSKADFLLVAGHYPVWSVSEHGPTECLQQRVRPLLLKHNATAYFCGHDHNLQYIEESGVGYVVSGAGNFLDPDVRHWNKVPKGSVKFFTGQASTLGGFVHAEVTKSKMILTFYQAKGTSLYRTVLSKRNIN